The Arvicanthis niloticus isolate mArvNil1 chromosome 9, mArvNil1.pat.X, whole genome shotgun sequence genomic interval TTTTGTTAGTATGGGTGTGTATCTGGATGCATACGTGGGTAAATGTGGGAGTGAGAGAACCATGTTGTAAAGTCTGTTTTCTCCCTTTACCTcttctgggttctggggatcgaatTCAGTTTTTCAGACTTGTGCTGCAAGCACCTTTGTCCACAGAGCTTTGTCACTGGCcccttgtttttcttccttctttcctttctttttattttgagacaaggtgtcttaTAGCCCAGGATGtctttgaattcactatgtagccaaggataccttgagtttctgatcctcctgcttctgctcctgcatAGGCAAGCATGTGCTACTATGCCaggcattttttgttgttttaagacaaggtttcacgtaacccaggctagcctggaggcTGAATGTCCTTGACCTTCTGAACCTTGTGCCTCCACTTccggagtgctggggttacagggcATTAGTGTCCTTTTCTATtcctttatgtggattctgagaactcaaactctggtcctcacacttgccgTGCAATGTCTCTAACCACCGAGTGTCGCCTCAGCCCCAGGTCATCCTTAGCTTCTTACAAACTGAGAGGACAACCTAAGGCTACATATAAACTTGACCACATAGAAGTGTCCCCCAGATCACTGGAGAGCTAGTTGTTATGACCCTTGGGACAATCATGGCTTCTCTTTTCAGGTCTGAAAACAACATGTACACACCCATCCCTCAGAGGTAGGCAGTGTACCCCACCTATCACCTTggctctctttccatctctactTCCGAGGGctgctcctccctctccctgctctcacccaGACCTCAGTTTCCAGGCCTGATCAAATCTCTGTGCATGAGCCCACTCCTCATGGGGTCTGCTACCAACCGTTTCTTCCCACAGTGGCTCCCCGTTCCCAGCCTCAGTCCAAGACCCAGGCCTACACATATGGCGTGTGGAGAAGCTGAAGCCGGTGCCCATTGCACGAGAGAACCATGGCGTCTTTTTCTCCGGGGACTCCTACCTCGTGCTTCACAATGGCCCAGAAGAGGCCTCCCATCTGCACCTGTGGATAGGTAAAGGGTGGGAATGGCGCTGTGTGGGTTTGATGAGGGCAGGGATGGAGGCGGCTGTGGATTCCAGGGACCTTGCCTTTCACCTCCTATTCATCCCAGGCCAGCAGTCGTCCCGAGATGAGCAGGGGGCCTGTGCTGTGCTGGCCGTGCACCTCAACACTCTGCTGGGCGAGCGGCCTGTGCAGCACCGAGAGGTTCAAGGGAATGAGTCCGACCTTTTCATGAGCTACTTCCCGCGAGGCCTCAAGTACCGGGTGAGACCCACCTCCAGGTCCTCCTTCCTGGGCTTCTCTCCCAACCaactggtgtttctggctgcaTTTCGTCCTGGGGAAAGCCTGGGCACCCTTGGGGTTGGTCTCCACTTTCTTGCATCTCCCAGAGTGATGAATGGCAGAGGGCTCCGGGTTGCCTATGAGGCCACTCAGGCCAGTCCTTTGGGCTGCAGGAAGGTGGCGTGGAGTCGGCATTTCACAAGACCACCTCGGGCGCTGCCCCGGCAGCCATCAGGAAGCTCTACCAGGTTAAGGGGAAGAAGAACATCCGTGCGACCGAGAGGGCTCTGAGCTGGGACAGCTTCAACACTGGGGACTGCTTCATCCTGGACCTGGGCCAGGTGGGTATCGCTGAGATCACAGGCTGAGATGCTAGGACCATGTTCTGGTGACCCAGCCCATCCACCATCTCCATCCAGTCAGCCTTTAGGGACCCATAGGGCTTAATTCCCAGCCACACACAGACAGTGCAATCCTCAGATGCTCCAGCCTCATATATACTATGGACTCATATCTGAACATAACTAGTGTGTTTCCTCCTGTACAGTTTCAGGCACGTCCAACCTGTGGCCCTTGGCTGCATGTAGCCCAGCCCAgggtatattttatataaacatgatTCAACAGAAAgctttaaactaaaaaaaaaaaaaaaaaacacatgtttagtttttttaaaaacaatttttttataattgattatatttttaaaaattatgtgttggggggggtggggtcgTGTACATGTGGATGCAGataccagcagaggccagaggagggcgccAGTGTTGGAGTTACAAGAAGTTGTGAACTGTCCATTGTGGGTACtcagaacagaactcaggtcctcttagAAGAGCAGTGTgtactcttgaccactgagccacctctccagcctcaggagATAATTTATAAACAAGATAAAAAATGGTAAAATATATGGGGGTCAGTGATGTGGAGGAAAACCACGAGCTGCGGAGACGGCACTGGGTCAAGAAGCActctaagggtttttttttcttcttctatatatgtatgagtgttttgcttgcatgtatatataggTACCACAAACGTGCCCAGTGCCCTTGAAGTTCCCTAAAAGTAGAGctataggtgattgtgagccactttgtgggcattgggaattgaacctgggtcctttggaagaactgAGAGTGTTCTTAACCTCTTATCCcctagtcatctctccagcccaggaagtGACTTCTTGggatttttgagagagagagagagagagagagagagagagagagagagagagagacagacagacagacagactaagtctctcattgtgtagccctggctttcctggaacccattatgtagaccaggtctCAAATacacagacatctacctgcctttgcctcttgagtactgagatcaaaggcatgtgtgGTCACTCCCAgcttgattctcctgcctgtgGGGACAGTTTCTCAGTGGTGGGCAGGACAATGGCAGCTGCCTGTGATGAGCCCATCTGGCTTCTCTGCAGAACATCTTTGCCTGGTGTGGTGGAAAATCCAACATCCTGGAGCGCAACAAGGCGAGGGACCTGGCCCTGGCCATCAGGGACAGCGAGCGGCAGGGCAAGGCCCAGGTGGAAATCATCACTGACGGAGAGGAGCCAGCTGAGATGATTCAGGTTGGGGACACTGGGGTGGGCAGCTGGGAGGTGCAGTTTGGGTGTGGCCAGGAGAGACAGTGATAAGCTGGGAGCTAGAAGATGGTGGATAGAAgattggtgggggtggggcgtcTGGGTTCCTACTCAAGCCCTGTGACTTCCTCATGGAGTACCTTTGTGTTCTGGGGATGGATAAAAGGGTATGGCCTTAGGACAAGAGGCTGTTGGGTGGGTGGGCTGGGCCCATCGCTTTTCCCTTTATAGTGCAGGACACAGGTGGCCCTGCATGTGGTGACCTGGAAAATTTGGGTGCAGAAGCCCTAGTGATCCCACCTGGTTCTACAGGTTCTGGGCCCCAAGCCTTCTCTGAAAGAGGGCAACCCTGAGGAAGACATTACAGCTGACCAGACCAATGCCCAGGCGGCAGCCCTGTATAAGGTGGGCACTGCAGGCTTGCCAGGGATTATCCTGGCATGAGATCCTGCAGAGCAT includes:
- the Capg gene encoding macrophage-capping protein, with the protein product MYTPIPQSGSPFPASVQDPGLHIWRVEKLKPVPIARENHGVFFSGDSYLVLHNGPEEASHLHLWIGQQSSRDEQGACAVLAVHLNTLLGERPVQHREVQGNESDLFMSYFPRGLKYREGGVESAFHKTTSGAAPAAIRKLYQVKGKKNIRATERALSWDSFNTGDCFILDLGQNIFAWCGGKSNILERNKARDLALAIRDSERQGKAQVEIITDGEEPAEMIQVLGPKPSLKEGNPEEDITADQTNAQAAALYKVSDATGQMNLTKVADSSPFASELLIPDDCFVLDNGLCGKIYIWKGRKANEKERQAALQVADGFISRMSYSPNTQVEILPQGRESPIFKQFFKDWK